A window of the Candidatus Zixiibacteriota bacterium genome harbors these coding sequences:
- a CDS encoding efflux RND transporter periplasmic adaptor subunit, giving the protein MKLERHFSYLLFLMVALILLAGCSQNKATPGTRRGADKITVDALVVKPQRLLNKIYTTGTLIANEEVEIRPEISGRVVGVHFEEGSHIKKGQLLLKINDADLKAHHKGKLLEEKLAADEERRRRNLFERALISQEEYDKSLTTLKLKQAEREVIESQIAKTEILAPFDGIVGLRYISEGGYVTTNMPVATVQDIDPMKVEFSVPEKYAREITDGTNVTVKIGDMQEEYKGVVYAVESKVDPGTRTIKARAKIPNRRETLIPGSFAKVELTLSEIPDALVVPAGAVIPELGGEKIYLCQNGAARAVAVKTGIRTETGVQITSGIAANDTLITTGLLQLGDGKAVQISNLQSN; this is encoded by the coding sequence CAGAATAAAGCGACTCCCGGGACGCGTCGCGGCGCCGATAAAATCACGGTTGATGCCCTGGTAGTCAAACCGCAGCGGCTTCTGAACAAAATCTACACAACCGGCACCCTCATCGCCAATGAAGAGGTAGAAATCCGACCCGAGATATCGGGACGGGTGGTCGGTGTTCATTTTGAGGAGGGAAGTCATATCAAGAAGGGGCAACTCCTGCTCAAGATAAATGATGCCGATTTGAAAGCGCACCATAAGGGAAAGCTGTTGGAGGAAAAACTTGCCGCCGACGAGGAACGGCGCAGGCGCAATCTTTTCGAGCGGGCCTTGATAAGCCAGGAAGAGTACGACAAATCGCTGACGACATTGAAACTGAAACAGGCGGAGCGGGAAGTCATCGAATCGCAGATAGCCAAGACAGAAATTCTCGCCCCCTTTGACGGCATCGTGGGGCTTCGATATATAAGCGAAGGGGGATATGTCACCACCAATATGCCGGTCGCAACGGTTCAGGATATCGACCCGATGAAAGTGGAGTTCTCCGTGCCGGAAAAGTATGCTCGTGAAATAACCGATGGAACCAATGTGACCGTCAAAATTGGCGATATGCAAGAGGAATATAAGGGGGTTGTTTACGCCGTCGAATCGAAAGTTGACCCGGGAACGCGGACAATCAAAGCCCGGGCGAAAATTCCCAATCGGCGGGAGACATTGATTCCCGGTTCCTTTGCCAAAGTCGAGCTGACTCTTTCCGAGATTCCAGACGCCTTGGTGGTTCCGGCCGGGGCGGTGATTCCGGAACTGGGCGGGGAGAAGATTTATCTCTGTCAGAATGGCGCCGCCCGCGCCGTGGCGGTGAAAACCGGAATTCGCACCGAAACCGGCGTTCAGATTACCAGTGGCATTGCCGCCAATGATACCCTGATTACCACCGGCCTGCTGCAGTTGGGTGACGGCAAAGCGGTTCAAATAAGCAACTTACAAAGCAACTGA